A single genomic interval of Novosphingobium ginsenosidimutans harbors:
- the leuB gene encoding 3-isopropylmalate dehydrogenase, protein MKIAVFAGDGIGPEVTREAVRVLEALDLPGLVLFEGDVGGIAYKRHGHPLPAETLEIARSCDAILFGAVGDPDCDNLERHLRPEQAILGLRKELGLFANLRPAKVFAGLEDASALRPEVASKIDLLIVRELNGDVYFGEKGIRILPDGRRQGWDMMSYAEDEVRRIAHVGFRAAMGRGKKLCSVDKANVLETSQVWRDVMIEVAKDYPEVELSHMYVDNAAMQLVRNPGQFDVVVTGNLFGDILSDQASMCVGSIGLLASASLSDGKMGLYEPIHGSAPDIAGKGLANPMATILSAAMLLRHSLGLEAQAARIEAAVAKTLADGIRGGDLGGSHGTAAIGDAVLERL, encoded by the coding sequence ATGAAGATCGCAGTTTTCGCCGGCGATGGAATCGGTCCAGAAGTGACGCGCGAGGCCGTGCGCGTGCTTGAAGCGCTCGATCTGCCCGGGCTCGTGCTGTTCGAAGGCGATGTCGGCGGAATCGCCTACAAGCGCCACGGCCACCCCCTGCCAGCCGAAACGCTGGAGATCGCCCGGTCCTGCGATGCGATCCTGTTCGGCGCGGTTGGCGATCCCGATTGTGATAACCTAGAGCGACACCTGCGCCCCGAGCAGGCAATTCTGGGCCTGCGCAAGGAGCTGGGCCTGTTCGCCAACCTGCGCCCGGCCAAGGTCTTTGCCGGGCTGGAAGATGCCTCGGCGCTGCGCCCGGAAGTGGCGAGCAAGATTGATCTGCTGATCGTGCGCGAGCTCAACGGCGACGTCTATTTTGGCGAGAAGGGCATCCGCATTCTGCCCGATGGCCGCCGCCAGGGCTGGGACATGATGTCCTATGCCGAAGACGAGGTTCGCCGAATTGCCCATGTCGGGTTCCGCGCCGCGATGGGCCGGGGCAAGAAGCTCTGCTCGGTCGACAAGGCCAATGTCCTCGAAACCTCGCAGGTCTGGCGTGACGTGATGATCGAGGTGGCGAAGGACTACCCCGAGGTCGAACTAAGCCACATGTACGTCGATAATGCGGCGATGCAGCTGGTGCGCAATCCCGGCCAGTTCGACGTGGTGGTTACCGGTAACCTGTTTGGCGATATCCTGTCCGACCAGGCCTCGATGTGCGTGGGATCGATCGGCCTGCTGGCCTCGGCCAGCCTGTCCGACGGCAAGATGGGCCTTTACGAGCCGATCCACGGTTCGGCGCCGGACATTGCCGGCAAGGGCCTGGCCAATCCGATGGCAACGATCCTCTCGGCCGCCATGCTACTGCGCCACTCGCTCGGGCTTGAGGCTCAGGCAGCGCGGATCGAGGCGGCCGTGGCCAAGACGCTCGCCGATGGCATTCGCGGCGGCGATCTTGGCGGCAGCCACGGCACGGCCGCGATCGGTGACGCGGTGCTGGAGCGCCTGTGA
- the recO gene encoding DNA repair protein RecO, whose protein sequence is MDLRTPAIVCAARPHGETGVILRLLSEDHGLVASYVAGGRGRNLRPVLLPGNLVEAELRVRPGSQLPSARVELVASRGPWLTEPLPAAAITWATTLTASALPERQPFPALHQALTALLDAVCHAPSARGWLPGMTAFEALLLRELGYGAVERSADPDWNAQLAAFDKLGPLVARYPLADRRSDVMAARAMLRERLGRIE, encoded by the coding sequence ATGGACCTGCGCACCCCCGCAATAGTTTGCGCCGCCCGCCCGCACGGCGAGACGGGTGTGATCCTGCGCCTGCTGAGCGAGGATCATGGCCTCGTCGCGAGCTATGTCGCGGGCGGGCGTGGGCGGAATCTGCGCCCGGTGCTGCTGCCCGGCAATCTGGTCGAGGCCGAACTGCGGGTGCGGCCCGGCAGCCAGCTCCCCTCGGCGCGGGTTGAGCTGGTCGCCAGCCGCGGCCCCTGGCTGACCGAGCCGCTACCTGCTGCCGCGATCACCTGGGCGACCACGCTGACCGCCTCGGCGCTGCCCGAACGGCAGCCCTTTCCCGCGCTGCACCAGGCGCTCACCGCGCTACTCGATGCGGTCTGCCATGCCCCCTCGGCGCGCGGCTGGCTGCCCGGCATGACCGCTTTCGAGGCGCTGCTGCTGCGCGAACTGGGCTATGGCGCGGTTGAGCGCTCGGCCGATCCGGACTGGAATGCCCAGCTGGCGGCCTTTGACAAGCTTGGCCCGCTGGTGGCGCGCTATCCGCTTGCCGATCGGAGAAGCGATGTTATGGCGGCGCGCGCCATGCTGCGGGAGCGGCTTGGCCGGATTGAGTAG
- a CDS encoding accessory factor UbiK family protein: MQSQNPLFADLAKLLNSAAGTVAGAGREARENARERFREAMGGLDFVSREEFDAVKDMAAKAREENEALAERVAALEAALAAKAKK, from the coding sequence ATGCAGAGCCAGAACCCCCTGTTCGCCGATCTTGCCAAGCTGCTCAACAGTGCGGCCGGAACCGTTGCCGGTGCAGGCCGCGAGGCCCGCGAGAATGCGCGCGAGCGCTTCCGCGAGGCGATGGGCGGGCTGGACTTTGTCAGCCGCGAGGAATTTGACGCGGTCAAGGACATGGCCGCCAAGGCCCGCGAAGAGAACGAAGCGCTGGCCGAGCGCGTCGCCGCGCTTGAAGCCGCGCTCGCAGCAAAGGCGAAGAAGTAG
- a CDS encoding TspO/MBR family protein produces MSALASPAQLRSSFIRWSLFLVPGIVLLGFLSGTAGGGAGTPWFASLVKPSLFPPPATFGIVWSILYVLMGFALALVVTARGAPGRTAAIAAFGIQLILNLAWSPLFFGAHQISAALYLLLAIDVAVFATLLLFWRVRPLAGMLLMPYLAWVLFAAVLNWQFLEANPNADGHDVTGAVSTVTFE; encoded by the coding sequence ATGTCCGCTCTTGCCTCGCCTGCTCAATTGCGTTCCAGCTTCATTCGTTGGTCGCTGTTCCTGGTCCCGGGGATTGTCCTGCTCGGCTTCTTGAGCGGGACAGCGGGCGGCGGCGCGGGTACGCCGTGGTTCGCCTCGCTGGTCAAGCCCTCGCTGTTCCCGCCGCCGGCCACCTTCGGGATCGTCTGGTCGATCCTCTATGTGTTGATGGGCTTTGCCCTGGCGCTGGTCGTTACCGCGCGCGGCGCGCCGGGGCGCACGGCAGCGATTGCGGCCTTCGGGATTCAGCTAATCCTCAATCTGGCCTGGTCACCGCTGTTCTTTGGCGCACACCAGATCAGCGCTGCGCTGTATCTGTTGCTGGCCATTGACGTTGCCGTCTTCGCAACCCTGCTGCTGTTCTGGCGCGTGCGTCCGCTGGCAGGCATGTTGCTGATGCCCTATCTTGCCTGGGTGCTGTTTGCCGCCGTGCTCAATTGGCAGTTCCTGGAAGCCAATCCGAACGCCGACGGGCACGATGTTACCGGTGCAGTCTCGACGGTTACCTTCGAATAG
- a CDS encoding TlyA family RNA methyltransferase encodes MTQPRSAKPPKVRVDQLLVDRGLAESRSRAQALVLAGLVFSGETKLAKPGHTLPADAPLEVRGRDHPWVSRGGIKLAHAIEHFGLDPAGVTAMDIGSSTGGFTDVLLQKGAEHVFAVDSGTNQLAWKLRQDPRVTVLEQTSARILTPAEIDRPCNWVVCDASFIALSKVLEVPLKLAAPECQLIALIKPQFEVGRGEVGKGGVVRDPELHARVCNEVRDWIEGLGWLVQGIVESPITGPEGNVEFLIAARRADQG; translated from the coding sequence ATGACCCAGCCCCGATCCGCCAAACCGCCCAAGGTGCGCGTTGACCAGTTGCTGGTCGATCGTGGCCTGGCCGAAAGCCGTAGCCGCGCCCAGGCCCTGGTACTGGCCGGGCTAGTCTTCAGCGGCGAGACGAAGCTGGCCAAACCAGGCCATACGCTCCCCGCCGATGCCCCGCTTGAGGTGCGCGGGCGCGACCATCCGTGGGTTTCGCGCGGCGGGATTAAGCTGGCCCATGCGATCGAACACTTCGGGCTGGATCCCGCCGGCGTCACGGCAATGGATATCGGCAGCTCGACCGGCGGGTTTACCGATGTGCTGCTGCAGAAGGGAGCAGAGCACGTGTTTGCAGTCGATTCCGGCACCAACCAGCTTGCCTGGAAACTGCGCCAGGATCCGCGCGTCACTGTGCTTGAACAGACCAGTGCCCGCATCCTCACGCCTGCTGAAATCGATCGCCCGTGCAACTGGGTGGTTTGCGATGCCAGTTTCATCGCACTATCCAAGGTATTGGAAGTGCCGCTTAAACTGGCCGCGCCCGAATGCCAGTTGATCGCCTTGATCAAGCCGCAGTTCGAAGTCGGACGGGGTGAGGTCGGCAAGGGCGGCGTGGTGCGCGATCCGGAGCTTCATGCCCGCGTTTGCAACGAAGTGCGCGATTGGATCGAGGGATTGGGCTGGCTTGTGCAGGGCATCGTCGAAAGCCCGATCACCGGCCCGGAAGGTAATGTCGAGTTCCTGATTGCCGCCCGCCGCGCGGATCAGGGTTAA
- a CDS encoding branched-chain amino acid aminotransferase, with amino-acid sequence MLAATTFAHVPHPAPTADAVRAGLVADPGFGKIFSDHMVTIDWTEGQGWHSATLGPRQPIALDPAASVLHYAQEIFEGLKAYRLADGTMALFRPEANARRFNASAQRLAMPELPEDLFIEAIRQLVAVDADWFPSVEGGSLYLRPFMIATEAFLGVRPAKEYKFIVIASPAGNYFKSGAPAVSIWVSDYTRAAPGGTGAAKCGGNYAASLVPTAEAFAKGHDQVLFLDAAEHKWIEELGGMNLFFVMADGRIVTPPLTGTILPGVTRDSLLQLAAEEGLKVSEEPYSLDQWQADAASGALLEAFACGTAAVVTPVGKVAGRDREFTIGSGGPGQLTQKLRSRLVSIQRGEAPDPHGWVLKL; translated from the coding sequence ATGCTCGCCGCCACCACTTTCGCCCATGTGCCCCACCCCGCCCCGACGGCGGACGCGGTACGCGCCGGGCTGGTGGCCGATCCGGGCTTTGGCAAGATCTTTTCCGATCACATGGTGACGATCGACTGGACCGAGGGCCAGGGCTGGCATTCGGCCACGCTTGGCCCGCGCCAGCCGATCGCGCTCGATCCGGCGGCATCGGTGCTGCACTATGCCCAGGAAATCTTCGAAGGGCTGAAGGCCTATCGCCTGGCCGATGGCACAATGGCGCTGTTCCGGCCCGAAGCCAACGCGCGCCGCTTCAACGCTTCGGCCCAGCGGCTGGCGATGCCCGAATTGCCGGAAGACCTGTTCATCGAGGCGATCCGGCAACTCGTGGCGGTCGATGCTGACTGGTTCCCGTCGGTCGAGGGTGGATCGCTTTATCTCCGCCCCTTCATGATCGCGACCGAGGCCTTCCTGGGCGTGCGCCCGGCCAAGGAATACAAGTTCATTGTTATCGCCAGCCCGGCCGGCAACTATTTCAAGTCGGGCGCGCCGGCGGTGTCGATCTGGGTCTCGGACTATACCCGCGCTGCGCCCGGCGGGACCGGCGCGGCCAAGTGCGGCGGCAACTACGCCGCCAGCCTGGTCCCGACTGCCGAAGCCTTTGCCAAGGGCCATGACCAGGTGCTGTTCCTCGATGCGGCCGAGCACAAGTGGATCGAGGAACTGGGCGGCATGAACCTGTTCTTCGTGATGGCCGACGGCCGGATCGTCACCCCGCCGCTGACTGGCACGATCCTGCCCGGCGTGACCCGCGATAGCCTGCTGCAGCTCGCCGCCGAGGAAGGCCTCAAGGTCTCGGAAGAACCCTACAGCCTTGATCAGTGGCAGGCGGATGCCGCTTCCGGCGCGCTGCTTGAGGCCTTTGCTTGCGGCACGGCGGCAGTCGTTACCCCCGTCGGCAAGGTTGCTGGGCGTGACCGCGAATTCACGATCGGCAGCGGCGGCCCGGGGCAACTGACGCAGAAGCTGCGCAGCCGCCTGGTTTCGATCCAGCGCGGTGAAGCACCCGACCCGCACGGCTGGGTGCTCAAGCTCTAA
- a CDS encoding metal-sensitive transcriptional regulator produces the protein MGKQTEAIVNRLKRIEGQVRGVAQMVADDRYCIDVLHQVQAIKSALARVESEILKDHAACCVSEAIASGDAEAQRAKFGELIDLIEKVKR, from the coding sequence ATGGGAAAACAGACGGAAGCCATCGTCAACCGGCTGAAACGCATCGAAGGCCAGGTCCGCGGCGTTGCGCAGATGGTTGCGGATGATCGCTATTGCATTGATGTCCTGCACCAGGTCCAGGCAATCAAGTCTGCCCTGGCACGGGTCGAGAGCGAGATCCTGAAAGACCACGCCGCCTGCTGCGTCTCCGAAGCGATTGCCTCTGGCGACGCAGAAGCCCAGCGCGCCAAGTTTGGCGAGCTGATCGACCTGATTGAGAAGGTGAAGCGTTAG
- a CDS encoding copper resistance system multicopper oxidase, translated as MVSLSRRRFLTATGAGLALAPLPAWAQGHGMSHGGHRMPKGPLIPAGFGVLTGKEIDLTVADGLREVAGRRGLGVAVNGTVPGPLLRLKEGDEVTLRVTNRLHEDTSIHWHGLLLPFQFDGVPGVSFPGIKPGETFTYKFPLRQSGTYWYHSHSGLQEQSGHYGPLIVDSAEPDPIQSDREFVLLLSEFTAMHPHQIFDRLRTGEGYFNRQKTTWTDDYPMTGAERRMWAQMRMPPTDIADVSAPTYTYLANGLPAQTGPEFLFRRGERVRLRLINGSAMTFFNVRIPGLKLTVVAADGQAVKPVTVEELQIAVAETYDLLVEPDGNAFSIVCESMDRSGMALATLTTTPGLRAPVPPLRQPPLLTMADMGMNHGDGRHDHGGAGKSSTSMDGMPMRDISLLPPDVKIGPGIDMVSMAPEDKQGDPGIGLRDAGHRVLTYRDLAALTPNRDTREPSRLLELHLTGNMERYMWSFDGHMFNAVSDVPIRFAWNERVRVKLVNNTMMAHPIHLHGMFFELVNGQSPAFQPRKNVVTVQPGASATFDLTANEPGDWVFHCHLLYHMHGGMMQIVTVMGPEGAK; from the coding sequence ATCGTGTCGCTTTCCCGCCGTCGCTTCCTGACTGCCACCGGAGCCGGGCTCGCCCTCGCCCCCTTGCCCGCCTGGGCGCAAGGGCACGGGATGAGTCATGGTGGCCACCGGATGCCCAAAGGGCCGCTTATCCCGGCCGGCTTCGGCGTGCTGACCGGCAAGGAAATCGATCTGACTGTCGCCGATGGCCTGCGCGAAGTGGCGGGACGGCGCGGGCTCGGCGTGGCGGTCAACGGCACGGTGCCGGGCCCGCTGCTGCGGCTGAAGGAAGGTGACGAGGTCACATTGCGGGTCACCAACCGCCTGCATGAGGACACCTCGATCCACTGGCATGGGCTGCTGTTGCCGTTCCAGTTCGATGGCGTACCCGGCGTCAGCTTTCCGGGCATCAAGCCGGGTGAGACCTTCACTTACAAGTTCCCGCTGCGCCAGTCGGGCACCTATTGGTACCACAGCCATTCGGGTCTGCAGGAACAGTCCGGCCACTATGGTCCGCTGATCGTCGATTCGGCCGAGCCCGATCCGATCCAGTCTGACCGCGAATTCGTGCTGCTGCTGAGCGAGTTCACCGCGATGCACCCGCACCAGATCTTTGACCGGCTGCGCACCGGCGAAGGCTATTTCAACCGCCAGAAGACCACCTGGACCGACGACTACCCGATGACTGGCGCCGAGCGGCGGATGTGGGCGCAGATGCGAATGCCGCCGACCGACATCGCCGATGTCAGCGCGCCCACCTATACTTACCTCGCCAATGGCCTGCCGGCGCAGACTGGGCCGGAATTCCTGTTCCGCCGGGGAGAGCGGGTGCGGCTGCGGCTGATCAACGGATCGGCCATGACCTTCTTCAATGTCCGCATTCCGGGCCTCAAGCTCACGGTCGTGGCGGCCGATGGCCAGGCGGTGAAGCCGGTGACAGTCGAGGAACTGCAGATCGCCGTGGCCGAGACCTATGACCTGCTGGTCGAGCCGGATGGCAATGCCTTTTCGATCGTGTGCGAATCGATGGACCGGTCCGGCATGGCGCTCGCCACGCTCACCACTACGCCCGGCCTGCGCGCGCCGGTGCCGCCGCTGCGCCAGCCCCCGCTGCTGACCATGGCCGATATGGGCATGAACCACGGAGATGGCCGGCACGATCACGGCGGCGCTGGCAAGTCCAGCACCAGCATGGACGGCATGCCGATGCGCGACATCAGCCTGCTGCCGCCCGACGTGAAGATCGGCCCGGGGATCGACATGGTCTCGATGGCGCCAGAGGACAAGCAGGGCGATCCCGGCATCGGCCTGCGCGATGCCGGCCACCGCGTGCTGACCTATCGCGACCTTGCGGCTCTGACCCCCAACAGGGACACCCGCGAACCGAGCCGGCTGCTCGAACTGCACCTCACCGGCAATATGGAGCGCTACATGTGGTCGTTCGACGGGCACATGTTCAACGCCGTCAGCGACGTGCCGATCCGCTTTGCCTGGAACGAACGGGTCCGGGTCAAGCTGGTCAACAACACCATGATGGCCCACCCGATCCACCTGCATGGGATGTTCTTCGAACTGGTCAACGGCCAGTCGCCCGCCTTCCAGCCGCGCAAGAACGTGGTCACCGTCCAGCCGGGCGCGAGCGCGACCTTTGACCTGACCGCCAACGAGCCAGGCGACTGGGTCTTCCACTGCCACCTGCTCTACCACATGCACGGCGGGATGATGCAGATCGTCACCGTCATGGGTCCGGAGGGCGCGAAGTGA
- a CDS encoding copper resistance protein B, with protein sequence MSRLALLTALAALPLATPVVAQSHEGHDPHAGHQMPQPVGEPQPEPVDPSPGPTMELPPPEEAGSGPPRAADAIWGAEAMAPSRAALKREHGSTVTTWLQADRLEYQARQGHDGLLWDVQGYYGNPTSKLWLKSEGEAALGEEVEDAEVQALWSRAVAPFWDLQVGVRQDLAGETDTHAVVGIQGLAPYLFEIDAALFLSQRGDLTARIEAEVDQRITQKLILQPRVEVSLAAQDNPARKVGAGVDKIEAGLRLRYEIVPEFAPYIGIEQGWRLGDSARYARLAGEDPSVTSVVMGVRFWF encoded by the coding sequence GTGAGCCGGCTTGCGCTCCTGACCGCGCTCGCCGCGCTGCCGCTGGCTACACCTGTCGTCGCGCAGAGCCACGAAGGCCACGATCCGCACGCGGGCCACCAGATGCCGCAGCCCGTTGGGGAACCTCAGCCCGAGCCAGTCGATCCCTCGCCCGGCCCGACGATGGAACTGCCTCCGCCCGAAGAGGCAGGCTCCGGTCCGCCGCGGGCTGCCGATGCGATCTGGGGAGCCGAGGCCATGGCGCCATCGCGCGCCGCCTTGAAGCGGGAGCATGGCAGCACGGTGACCACCTGGCTTCAGGCCGACCGGCTTGAATACCAGGCGCGGCAGGGCCACGATGGCCTGTTGTGGGATGTTCAGGGCTATTACGGTAACCCCACCAGCAAGCTTTGGCTGAAAAGCGAGGGCGAAGCCGCGCTGGGCGAGGAGGTTGAGGACGCCGAGGTTCAGGCGCTGTGGTCCAGGGCGGTCGCACCGTTCTGGGATTTGCAGGTTGGCGTCAGGCAGGATCTGGCGGGTGAGACCGATACCCATGCCGTGGTCGGGATCCAGGGCCTGGCACCCTACCTGTTCGAAATCGACGCCGCGCTGTTCCTTTCCCAGCGCGGCGACCTGACTGCCCGGATCGAGGCTGAGGTCGACCAGCGGATTACCCAAAAACTGATCCTGCAGCCGCGGGTCGAAGTCAGTCTGGCCGCGCAGGACAATCCGGCCCGCAAGGTCGGTGCCGGGGTGGACAAGATCGAGGCCGGCTTGCGGCTGCGCTATGAGATCGTGCCCGAATTCGCCCCCTACATCGGGATCGAACAGGGCTGGAGACTGGGCGACAGCGCCCGTTATGCCCGCCTGGCGGGCGAGGACCCGAGCGTGACCAGCGTGGTCATGGGCGTCCGGTTCTGGTTTTGA
- a CDS encoding copper resistance protein CopC, whose product MSFRLPTLLTAAALTLSAPALAHVKVASASPAEGSTAAAPKTVVLNFSDTLLPAKTGVELVMTAMPGHANHGIMPIKNFVPAWSNGNKTLTLNLRQPLRTGTYEARWQSTGADGHKMAGKLTFKVK is encoded by the coding sequence ATGTCGTTTCGCCTCCCCACCCTCCTCACAGCTGCCGCACTGACCCTGTCGGCCCCTGCGCTCGCCCACGTCAAGGTCGCCAGCGCCAGCCCGGCCGAAGGCAGCACCGCCGCTGCGCCCAAAACCGTGGTGCTGAACTTCTCCGACACGCTGCTACCCGCCAAGACCGGGGTTGAGCTGGTCATGACTGCGATGCCAGGCCACGCCAACCACGGGATCATGCCGATCAAGAACTTCGTCCCAGCCTGGTCGAACGGCAACAAGACGCTGACGCTCAACCTGCGCCAGCCGCTGCGCACCGGCACCTATGAGGCGCGGTGGCAGTCGACTGGCGCCGATGGTCACAAGATGGCCGGGAAGCTAACCTTCAAGGTCAAGTAA
- a CDS encoding aspartate-semialdehyde dehydrogenase has translation MVQRFSEGQQLNVGVVGATGLVGSMMRELLAERNFPVGTLRLFASARSAGKQVDFNGQLVTVEDAETADYAGLDLVFFSAGGSTSKVLAPKVAAAGPIVIDNSSAWRSDPDVPLVVAEVNPDALANMPKGIVANPNCTTMAVMPVLKPLHDEAGLKRLIASTYQAVSGAGVAGIEILAKQLAYVGDRAAELARNGQADCLPPAEKWAAPIAHNIAPLNYVLGEDDYTEEELKLRDESRKILDIPGLPVSGTCVRVPVFTGHGISVNAEFERPISAARALELLEAAPGVVVTAAPDSLAATGIDPVLVGRVRPDRSVEHGLALFVVGDNLRKGAALNAVQIAEVLCGRPVK, from the coding sequence ATGGTGCAGAGATTTTCCGAAGGACAGCAGCTCAACGTCGGCGTGGTCGGCGCAACCGGCCTGGTCGGCTCGATGATGCGCGAATTGCTGGCTGAGCGGAACTTCCCGGTTGGCACACTGCGGCTGTTCGCCTCGGCCCGCTCGGCCGGCAAGCAGGTTGATTTCAATGGCCAGCTAGTGACGGTCGAAGATGCCGAAACCGCTGACTATGCGGGGCTCGACCTGGTCTTCTTCTCCGCCGGTGGGTCGACCTCGAAGGTCCTGGCGCCAAAAGTGGCCGCAGCGGGTCCGATCGTGATCGACAACAGCTCGGCCTGGCGCAGCGATCCGGATGTGCCGTTGGTGGTCGCCGAAGTGAACCCCGATGCCCTCGCCAATATGCCCAAGGGCATCGTTGCGAACCCCAATTGCACCACTATGGCCGTCATGCCGGTGCTGAAGCCGCTGCACGACGAGGCAGGCCTGAAGCGGCTCATCGCCTCGACCTATCAGGCGGTGTCGGGTGCGGGGGTGGCCGGGATCGAAATCCTTGCCAAGCAGCTTGCTTATGTCGGTGATCGCGCGGCCGAACTAGCCCGCAATGGCCAGGCGGATTGTCTCCCTCCCGCAGAGAAGTGGGCCGCGCCGATCGCGCACAACATCGCCCCGCTCAACTACGTTCTGGGCGAGGATGACTATACCGAGGAAGAGCTCAAGCTGCGCGACGAAAGCCGCAAGATCCTCGATATTCCGGGTCTGCCGGTTTCCGGCACCTGCGTGCGCGTACCGGTCTTCACTGGCCATGGCATCTCGGTCAATGCCGAGTTCGAACGACCGATCTCGGCCGCTCGCGCGCTGGAACTGCTTGAGGCAGCGCCCGGCGTTGTCGTGACCGCAGCTCCGGATTCTCTCGCAGCAACAGGCATCGACCCGGTGCTGGTCGGCCGTGTCCGCCCAGATCGCTCGGTCGAACACGGCCTCGCCTTGTTCGTGGTGGGCGACAACCTGCGCAAGGGTGCCGCGCTCAACGCCGTGCAGATCGCTGAGGTGCTCTGCGGCCGCCCTGTGAAGTGA
- the yghU gene encoding glutathione-dependent disulfide-bond oxidoreductase, with translation MADAEYTPPKVWTWDKESGGRFAKINRPISGATHEKELPVGEHPFQLYSLGTPNGQKVTILFEELLEAGHSGAEYDAWLINIGEGDQFGSGFVAINPNSKIPALLDRSGPEPIRLFESGAMMLHLAEKFGAFIPTDAKGRAECLSWLMWQMGSAPFIGGGFGHFYAYAPIKIEYAIDRYAMETKRLFDVADKRLAEARFLAGDEYTIADMAVYAWFGLLYRGFAYNDAANFLSLHEYTNVGRWVEEILARPAVKRGQKVNVATGLIERHSAADFDKLTEAQ, from the coding sequence ATGGCCGATGCCGAATATACCCCGCCCAAAGTCTGGACCTGGGACAAGGAAAGCGGCGGCAGGTTCGCCAAGATCAACCGGCCGATCTCGGGCGCGACGCATGAGAAGGAACTGCCGGTCGGCGAGCACCCGTTCCAGCTCTATTCGCTCGGCACGCCCAACGGCCAGAAGGTCACGATCCTGTTCGAGGAACTGCTGGAGGCCGGCCATAGCGGCGCAGAATACGATGCCTGGTTGATCAACATTGGCGAAGGTGACCAGTTCGGATCAGGCTTTGTCGCGATCAATCCCAATTCCAAGATCCCCGCCCTGCTCGACCGCTCTGGCCCCGAACCGATCCGACTGTTCGAAAGCGGCGCGATGATGCTGCACCTGGCCGAGAAGTTCGGTGCCTTCATCCCAACCGACGCCAAGGGTCGCGCCGAATGCCTGTCCTGGCTGATGTGGCAGATGGGCAGTGCACCATTCATCGGCGGGGGCTTCGGCCACTTCTATGCCTATGCCCCGATCAAGATCGAATATGCGATCGATCGCTATGCCATGGAAACCAAGCGGCTGTTCGACGTGGCCGACAAGCGGCTGGCGGAGGCTCGGTTCCTGGCGGGGGACGAATACACGATCGCCGATATGGCGGTCTATGCCTGGTTCGGCCTGCTCTATCGCGGGTTCGCCTATAACGATGCCGCCAACTTCCTGTCGCTCCACGAATACACCAATGTCGGTCGCTGGGTTGAGGAAATCCTGGCCCGCCCGGCAGTGAAGCGCGGGCAGAAGGTCAATGTCGCAACCGGCCTGATCGAGCGCCATTCAGCCGCCGATTTCGATAAACTGACCGAAGCGCAATAG